The Microbacterium sp. KUDC0406 genome includes a window with the following:
- a CDS encoding LytR C-terminal domain-containing protein, whose product MSKPSHDRFDDVPHATGRVGAHRAEAPGMNGWVVLLWSAAAVLVLVVLGIFGSLLAMGRISFGGDTPPSQVATAAPEETGVVDTSYAVLILNATSDGSLDGQVRDQLIKAGWDGTSISSSDASTSDFPTTTVYYVEDADEAAAIGLAGAIGGAEVQKSDVYKDLNDSGGKQLTVVIGTDRSTKAPETPAE is encoded by the coding sequence GTGTCCAAGCCCAGTCATGACCGGTTCGACGACGTCCCTCACGCGACGGGACGCGTCGGAGCGCACCGCGCAGAGGCCCCGGGCATGAACGGATGGGTCGTGCTGCTGTGGTCCGCCGCTGCCGTGCTCGTGCTCGTCGTCCTCGGGATCTTCGGCTCGCTGCTGGCGATGGGACGCATCTCGTTCGGCGGCGACACGCCGCCCAGCCAGGTCGCGACGGCCGCGCCGGAGGAGACCGGCGTCGTGGACACCTCGTACGCCGTGCTGATCCTCAACGCGACCTCGGACGGCAGCCTGGACGGCCAGGTGCGCGATCAGCTGATCAAGGCGGGCTGGGACGGCACCAGCATCTCGAGCAGCGACGCCTCCACCAGCGACTTCCCGACGACGACCGTCTACTACGTCGAGGACGCCGATGAGGCGGCCGCGATCGGGCTGGCGGGGGCGATCGGCGGCGCCGAGGTGCAGAAGAGCGACGTCTACAAGGACCTCAACGATTCCGGCGGCAAGCAGCTCACCGTGGTGATCGGCACCGACCGAAGCACGAAGGCTCCGGAGACCCCGGCCGAGTAG
- the groL gene encoding chaperonin GroEL (60 kDa chaperone family; promotes refolding of misfolded polypeptides especially under stressful conditions; forms two stacked rings of heptamers to form a barrel-shaped 14mer; ends can be capped by GroES; misfolded proteins enter the barrel where they are refolded when GroES binds), producing the protein MAKIIAFDEEARRGLERGLNTLADAVKVTLGPRGRNVVLEKKWGAPTITNDGVSIAKEIELDDPYEKIGAELVKEVAKKTDDVAGDGTTTATVLAQALVREGLRNVAAGADPISLKKGIEKAVAAITADLLATAKEVESKDQIAATASISAADPEIGALIAEAIDKVGKEGVVTVEESQTFGTELELTEGMRFDKGYLNPYFVTDPERQEAVFEDPYILIANQKIGNIKDLLPVVDKVIQDGKELVIIAEDVEGEALATLVLNKIRGIFKSVAVKAPGFGDRRKAQLQDIAILTGGQVITEEVGLKLENTTLDLLGRARKVIVTKDETTIVEGAGEAEQIEGRVTQIRREIENTDSDYDREKLQERLAKLAGGVAVIKAGAATEVELKERKHRIEDAVRNAKAAVEEGIVPGGGVALLQSAKVLDTLELEGDEATGANIVRVAIEAPLKQIAINAGLEAGVVAHKVAELPAGQGLNAATGEYGDMFAQGIIDPAKVTRSALQNAASIAGLFLTTEAVVADKPEKAPAVPADPTGGMDF; encoded by the coding sequence ATGGCAAAGATCATCGCTTTCGATGAGGAGGCCCGTCGCGGTCTCGAGCGCGGCCTGAACACCCTGGCCGACGCCGTCAAGGTGACCCTCGGCCCGCGCGGCCGCAACGTCGTGCTCGAGAAGAAGTGGGGCGCCCCCACGATCACGAACGACGGCGTCTCCATCGCCAAGGAGATCGAACTCGACGACCCGTACGAGAAGATCGGCGCGGAGCTCGTCAAGGAGGTCGCGAAGAAGACCGACGACGTCGCCGGTGACGGCACCACCACCGCCACGGTCCTCGCCCAGGCGCTGGTCCGCGAAGGCCTGCGCAACGTCGCGGCCGGCGCCGACCCGATCAGCCTGAAGAAGGGCATCGAGAAGGCCGTCGCGGCCATCACCGCCGACCTGCTCGCCACCGCCAAGGAGGTCGAGTCCAAGGACCAGATCGCCGCCACCGCGTCGATCTCCGCCGCCGACCCCGAGATCGGCGCGCTGATCGCCGAGGCCATCGACAAGGTGGGCAAGGAGGGCGTCGTCACCGTCGAGGAGTCGCAGACCTTCGGCACCGAGCTCGAGCTCACCGAGGGCATGCGCTTCGACAAGGGCTACCTGAACCCGTACTTCGTCACGGACCCGGAGCGCCAGGAGGCCGTCTTCGAGGACCCGTACATCCTCATCGCGAACCAGAAGATCGGCAACATCAAGGACCTTCTGCCCGTCGTCGACAAGGTGATCCAGGACGGCAAGGAGCTCGTCATCATCGCCGAGGACGTCGAGGGCGAGGCTCTCGCGACCCTGGTGCTGAACAAGATCCGCGGCATCTTCAAGTCCGTCGCCGTCAAGGCCCCGGGCTTCGGCGACCGTCGCAAGGCGCAGCTGCAGGACATCGCGATCCTCACCGGCGGCCAGGTCATCACCGAGGAGGTCGGTCTCAAGCTCGAGAACACCACCCTCGACCTGCTCGGCCGTGCCCGTAAGGTCATCGTCACCAAGGACGAGACCACGATCGTCGAGGGCGCCGGCGAGGCGGAGCAGATCGAGGGCCGCGTGACCCAGATCCGCCGCGAGATCGAGAACACCGACAGCGACTACGACCGCGAGAAGCTGCAGGAGCGCCTCGCCAAGCTCGCCGGCGGTGTTGCCGTCATCAAGGCGGGCGCGGCCACCGAGGTCGAGCTCAAGGAGCGCAAGCACCGCATCGAGGACGCCGTCCGCAACGCGAAGGCCGCCGTCGAGGAGGGCATCGTCCCCGGTGGTGGCGTGGCGCTGCTGCAGTCGGCCAAGGTGCTCGACACCCTCGAGCTCGAGGGCGACGAGGCCACCGGCGCGAACATCGTCCGCGTCGCCATCGAGGCTCCGCTGAAGCAGATCGCCATCAACGCGGGCCTCGAGGCCGGCGTCGTCGCGCACAAGGTTGCCGAGCTCCCCGCGGGCCAGGGCCTGAACGCCGCGACCGGCGAGTACGGCGACATGTTCGCACAGGGCATCATCGACCCGGCCAAGGTCACCCGCTCGGCGCTGCAGAACGCCGCGTCGATCGCCGGCCTGTTCCTCACCACTGAGGCGGTCGTGGCCGACAAGCCCGAGAAGGCCCCGGCCGTCCCGGCCGACCCGACCGGCGGCATGGACTTTTGA
- a CDS encoding DUF3263 domain-containing protein: MLGDLTDRDRAILALEAAWPRHGGAKEETIRAQLGMSPARYYQLLGRLIETEQAVEFDPLLVRRLRRIRDARTDRRVARMRGFVG, from the coding sequence ATGCTCGGAGATCTCACCGATCGCGACCGCGCGATCCTCGCCCTCGAAGCCGCGTGGCCGCGGCACGGCGGCGCGAAGGAGGAGACCATCCGAGCCCAGCTCGGGATGAGCCCGGCGCGGTACTACCAGCTGCTCGGTCGTCTCATCGAGACGGAGCAGGCGGTCGAGTTCGATCCGCTGCTGGTGCGCCGGCTGCGTCGCATCCGCGACGCCCGCACCGACCGGCGCGTCGCGAGGATGCGCGGTTTCGTCGGCTGA
- a CDS encoding WXG100 family type VII secretion target has protein sequence MSVFTVDTDAVHAAHGATRATIERLQSESAALMSQLTQLQSSWTGSASVAFQNCSEQWRGAQLHVEQVLASIGTALGSAATQYADADQYSANLFR, from the coding sequence ATGTCCGTCTTCACCGTCGACACCGACGCCGTCCACGCCGCGCACGGCGCGACACGCGCCACGATCGAACGCCTGCAGTCCGAGTCGGCCGCGCTGATGTCGCAGCTGACCCAGCTGCAGTCGTCGTGGACGGGGAGCGCCTCGGTCGCATTCCAGAACTGCAGCGAGCAGTGGCGCGGCGCGCAGCTGCACGTCGAGCAGGTGCTCGCGTCGATCGGCACGGCACTGGGCTCGGCTGCCACGCAGTACGCCGATGCCGACCAGTACTCGGCGAACCTGTTCCGCTGA
- a CDS encoding nitroreductase family protein, with the protein MSALDAVRSRQSWSKVTDDAPTHEQLLSLVGAAGRVADHSSLRPWRLIELRGTDRDRLGAAIAKAQGDDRPSSKPLRAPLLIAVVVSPRKSEKVPYWEQEAVASGVAHTLSLLLDEAGWGVIWRTGHYTRSKAVAKAHGLKKKEQLLGWLYVGGKPAGKGGGRRKAIDAESVLGRMPRD; encoded by the coding sequence GTGAGCGCCCTCGACGCCGTACGGTCGCGGCAGTCCTGGTCGAAGGTCACCGACGACGCCCCGACGCACGAGCAGCTGCTGTCTCTGGTCGGAGCGGCGGGCAGGGTGGCCGACCACTCGTCGCTGCGCCCGTGGCGCCTCATCGAGCTGCGCGGCACCGACCGCGACCGCCTGGGGGCCGCGATCGCCAAGGCGCAGGGTGATGACAGGCCCTCCTCGAAGCCGCTGCGCGCCCCGCTGCTGATCGCCGTCGTGGTCAGCCCGCGCAAGAGCGAGAAGGTGCCGTACTGGGAGCAGGAGGCCGTGGCATCCGGTGTCGCGCACACCTTGAGCCTGCTGCTGGACGAGGCCGGCTGGGGCGTGATCTGGCGTACCGGCCACTACACCCGCTCGAAGGCCGTCGCGAAGGCGCACGGCCTGAAGAAGAAGGAGCAGCTGCTGGGCTGGCTGTACGTCGGCGGAAAGCCCGCGGGCAAGGGCGGAGGTCGCCGCAAGGCGATCGATGCCGAGAGCGTGCTCGGCCGGATGCCGCGGGACTAG
- the msrB gene encoding peptide-methionine (R)-S-oxide reductase MsrB yields MAYDVDKTESEWRDELGDAEYAVLREAATERPWTGELLDEKRDGLYRCGACGAELFQSGTKFDSGCGWPSFYESVRPEAVKLIEDRSLGMVRTEVRCAACGSHLGHVFPDGFGTPTGDRYCMNSLALSFSPDES; encoded by the coding sequence ATGGCCTACGACGTGGACAAGACGGAATCGGAATGGCGGGACGAGCTCGGCGATGCCGAGTACGCGGTGCTGCGCGAGGCGGCGACCGAGCGCCCGTGGACCGGCGAGCTGCTCGACGAGAAGCGGGACGGCCTGTACCGGTGCGGCGCCTGCGGCGCCGAGCTGTTCCAGAGCGGCACCAAGTTCGACAGCGGATGCGGGTGGCCGAGCTTCTACGAGTCGGTCCGCCCCGAGGCGGTGAAGCTGATCGAGGACCGCAGCCTGGGCATGGTGCGCACCGAGGTGCGCTGCGCGGCGTGCGGCTCGCATCTCGGTCACGTGTTCCCGGACGGATTCGGCACCCCGACCGGCGACCGCTACTGCATGAACTCGCTGGCGCTGTCGTTCAGCCCCGACGAGTCGTGA